The DNA window gggctgctctccagttgagtgtgtgggcttctaattgcagcggcttctcttgttgtggaacaccgGCTCTAGGCCCTTGGGCTTCAGGAGCTGCGGCtgtcaggctccagagcacaggctcagtgatgTTGGCACACGGTCTTGGTTgctcagaggcatgtgggatcttcccagatcagggattgcacccatgtctcttgcattggctggtggattctttaccactgagccaccagggaagccctgtttttagttttttaaaggaacctcgatactgttcttcatagtggctgcaccaatttacattcctaccaaacGTGTACTTACCCAGGCTTAATGAAGTAGCAGTAGGACTGTTCCGAACCAGGCATGCTTAGACCTTTTGGGTTTATTCTGGCTCCATCTGTACCTGAGGGTAGGTTTCATAGTTCTCCTCTGAAATTCAGGTTTAAAATCAATTCAGTTTGTAGTCAAAGAAAACATCTGTCATTCGGTGTCAGTTGTAACCTATGTGTAACGTAGTTTTTTGAATAATACTTACCATATCATATAATCTCTGGTTAATTTTTTCCATTACTCCTCTAGGATATAGTGGCTTCCAAAACTTGGCCTTAAAtgccaaacatttattttctgcttttagcACAGGGGATGCTGCGGTGAAGATGTGTTTAGTGAGGTAATAAGTGAACGAATAGTTCTAGATCTCTGTTTACAAGGGCTCCCGGTGACACGGTTTGGCATTACAGTTGCACATATTCCCACCAGGTCTGTTTCTCGGTGGGTGCCAGCCAAGGGCAGGAGTGAAGCCTGGGGAAGACCCGGGACATTTGCTCTTTGCTTCCTGCACAGCCTCATGCATATTTGAGGGGCCACATCCTTGCCTTATGTGTTGGCTGATCGCTCCTGTGATGACTTGTTTCTCTTATGGAAATAGTATTGCCTTAATAAGTCTTCTGCAGCAGTGTTTATGGTTTTCTGTCTATACATTGATTCTCCTTCCAAAGGGAAGGTGGGGTAGAAACCAAAGATCAAGGCCATTAAATAGATGTATTTCAATGGGTGCATCTCTATTCTGTCTATATGCTCTGCTTGCTATTGTTGCATAGGAAAAATATGCAGACTTTTCTCTTACTACTCTATGGCCAGTGCCTTTACTGGCCTCCAGAAAACCACTAGTAAAATTTGCTCCAGCAGCATTTGGTTgtaattttaacattttcaaaacacTGTGCAATTGGAAAGATTGAGAGTGTAATTACTTGATGCTCAGCTTTAggtttagcttttcttttctttttttttttaaggcacattATTGAATGGAATCCCTTTTAAAGAGGTTCTTGCCAATTATGCACATGACACCCTGGCCCTGAAGGGCTTTTATTGATGGCTTTTCAGGCATGTGAATAGTTTGTCATGTGGAATTCTGAGGTTTTTTTGTAATATACGCTGGGTGGAGGAAGTTAGGAGGTTGGATAATAATGTGGTTTCCACTGTATTGTTGGGTATCAGAAATCATATGAGGCAACTCTCAGTTTAGGAACCTGTTTTCTTAACACTTCATCCATCACAGGAGAGGCCCAGAAAACCCTGTCCTACCCACTCCCATGTACCTTGAGGCAGTGTATAGGCATCTACAGGTAGATACCCTCGTTTCAGTGAGGCTTGAAGTCTGAGGGGGAAACATGTGGTTTATATTCAGCAAGATGGTTCCCTCTAAGGCCCCCTAATGCTTTCAAGATGCTGATAGAGCCATTAATAGCTCTTGGAGAAAGATTAGATTTTCAATTAAAATGaagccaatttaaaataaatagttgGTAGTATTATTAGCCTGAAATAAGCTTAAGAGTgtgcctgggggtggggatgtCAGGACTTACAGCGTGGCAGAGTGAGGAACTTGACAAATTCTCTCCCCAAAAAGGCAACAATAAAACTGGACAAAACAGTAAAAACCAACCAGTTTAGGGTTCTGGAACTCAACCCAAGGGGTACAACAAATTGAGAACCATTTATTCAAGACAAACTACTAAACCATGTTATGAACAGTGGGAGTGTGTGGTGTTTTATCCTGGGGCTGCTTCCATCACCCCTCCCTCAAGTTCCATCTGTGTGGTAGTTCTGCTTTGGGCAGGCTAGGCTGCGAAAACCAGCAACTTTGCTGCCAGTGGGGGCTGATTGGAGAAAAGTGCGTACTCAGGCAATTCAGTAAAAACAATAGTGACATTAATGGCAAAAAAATTAGGGAAGACAGCTTCTGCGGTTAGTTTGAGGTTGCAGTACTACTTGAAACAAGCAACAGACCAGTAGATCAGTCAGAAATTTACCAAGAGACTCAGAGAATGAGACAGACTCAGAGGTGGGCCTTGATAAGCTCATACATATTCCTGATGGTCTGGAAGACTGTGCATATGGGCAAGGCAGTGTGCAGGCTCAAGAGATCAGAGAAAGGGTCTAGGTATTCACTCATCTTTCTTGGCTGAACATGATGCCTGGTGCATATGCAGAGGAGATATGAGATAGCCTGGCAGAAGATAAAAGCTGGGAAAAAGTTGCAAACTGTACAATCTTTGACTATATTCTCCAACTCACACACAGATTCATTAGCAAATGGTGAAAACCTTAGCGGCTTAAGGTGCCTaagtatgtgtgcttagtcactcttttgtgtccaagtctgtgatctcatggactgtagcccactaggatcctctgtccatgggaattctctaggcaagaatagcagagtgggttgccatgccctcctccaggggatctttcccacccagggactgaactcaggtctcccacattgcaggtggactctttatcgtctgagccactaggaggAGGGTGCTTACGTATAACTTCTGGTTAATCAGAGGCAGATTACTAAACTATCCTGTGATAGAGGGTAGCTCAGGAATTTAGGCCTAAAAGTAagatcaattaaaaagaaaaaactgccaataccatactatagtgattactgtagctttgtagtatagtctgaaggcttcctaggtggctctattggtaaagaaccctcctgccaatgcaggagacataagagacatgggtttgatccctgggttgggaagatcccttggaggagggcatggcaaccaactctaatattcttgcctggaaaatcctatggacagaaaagcctgcaaTCCGTGGCatcacaaagatttggatatGGCTTAGAAACTAAGCAATAACCACAGTCTGAAGTCCGGgagcctgattcttccagctccatttttctttctcaagattgttttggctgtttgcggtcttctgtgtttccgtacaaattataaattttttggtcccagctctgtgaaaaataccactggtaattttgatagggattgcactgaatccgTAAATTGCTgtgggtagtacagtcattttcacagtattgatttttCCAGTCTAAGAACATGGTGTCTCTCTCCACTgtttttgtcatctttgatttctctcatcagTGTCTATAGTTTTCTGTAAATAGCTCCTTtgtcttaggtaggtttattcctaggtattttactctttttgttgcagtgataaatgggattgtttccttaacttctctttctgattttgttgttgttagtgtataagtatgcaagagatttctgtgtatttatttatttatttatttatttaaagatttaaaatgttttattttttattttttttaattttaaatctgtgtatttattttgtgttttgtgactttactaaattttttattgaaatagatctagtagttttctggtggcatctttaggattttctatgtgtagtatcatggcatctgcaaacagtgagcgttttacctcttcttttccagtttggattccctttatttctttttctttggttgcTGTGGATagaatttccaaaactatgttgaataatagtggtgagagtgggcaccctcatCTTGTTCCTGATGTtaaagaaatgctttcagtttttcaaaagttgagaataatgtttgctgtgggtttgttgtatctggcctttattatattgagaatAGGTTCCCCCatgcctactttctggaaagtttttcttttttttaatcataaattggtttaattttgttgaaatttttttctacattgattgagattatcatatggtttttatcctttAGTTTgctaatgtggtatatcacattgattggtttTCATATACTGAAGTATCAGTATATgcattgcatccctgggataaacctcacttgatcatggtatatgatccttttaacgtgttgttggattctgtttgctagtattttgttgaggattttagcatctatgtttatcagtgatattggtatcactgtaatttcctttttggcaaatggcaatccactccagtactattgcttggaaaatcccatggacagaagagcctggtaggctacagtccatggggtcgcagagtcagacatgactgagcgactttactttcactttcactttcgctttgtCTGGTTTGGTTATCTGGTTATCAGGGTAATGGTAGCCTTGTAGAATGAGAAATAGTATCAAAATACATAGTGAGAATCCATGTTTGTAGATTGAAGATTCAATGCAGTTTAAAGTGCAGTTCCACCCAAATTTATTTATAGATTCAGTGCTATTCCCATTAAAATTTCagcaggttttttgttgttgcagaAATTGGCATGGTATgatctaaattttatttatgaaaatcaAACCAAAGTAGCTGAAAATTTGTCTTTTTCACAAATGGTGCTGAGATAATTCGATATCCACTTGCAGAAACATGAACTTAGACCTTACTTCACACAATActaaaaatttaactcaaaaagGATCAGAGATCTAAGTGAAAGAGctaaaaattttaatcttttaaattaagacatagggaaaaaaagtaaattttataaaaattcaaaatctctGTGTGTTTTAAAAGATACcagtgagaaaacaaaaaggtaagtgacagactgggaaaaaatatttacaaatcgcATATCTGGCATTGGATTTGTAGTCTAGAATACAAAAATAACTCGTAACTCAAAAATAAGACAAACAACTgtattaaaaaatggacaaaagatttgGGTAGATATTTTACCAAAAAGACAAATGAATGGCTAACAAGcacaaacagttcagttcagttcagtcactcagtcgtgtccgactctttgtgaccccatgaatcgcagcacgtcaggcctccctgtccatcaccaactcccggagttcactcagatttgcgtccatcgagtcagtgatgccatccagccatctcaaagtctgtcgtccccttcttcccctgcccccaatccctcccagcatcagagtcttttccaatgagtcaactctttgcatgaggtggccaaagtactggagtttcagctttagcatcattccttccaaagaaatcccagggctgatctcgttcagaatggactggttggatctccttgcaagccaAGGGActtaaaagagtcttctccaacaccacagttcaaaagcatcaattcttcggcactcagccttcttcacagttcaactctcacatccatacgtgaccacaggaaaaaccatagccttgactagacggaccttagtcggcaaagtaatgtctcttttgaacacgctgtgtaggttggtcataacttttcttccaaggagttaagcgtcttttaatttcatggctgtagtcaccatctgcagtgattttggagcccccaaaaataaagtctgacactgtttccactgtttccccatctatttcccatggagcgatgggaccggatgccatgatcttcgttttctgaatgttgagctttaagtcaactttttcactctccttttttactttcatcaagaggctttttagttcctcttcactttctgccataagggtggtgtcatctgcatatctgaggttattgatatttctcccggcaatcttgattccagcttgtgcttcatccagcccagcgtttctcatgatgtactctgcatataagttaaataagcaggatgacaatatacagccttgacgtactccttttcctatttggaaccagtctgttgttccatgtccagttctaactgttgcttcctgacctgcatacagatttctcaagagaatggtcaggtggtctggtattcccatctctttcagaattttccacagtttattgtgatccacacagtcaaaggctttggcatagtcaataaagcagaaatagatgtttttctggaactctcttgctttttccatgatccagtggatgatggcaatttgatttctggttcctctgccttttctaaaaccagcttgaacatctggaagttcacggttcacatattgctaaagcttggctgggagaatttttagtattactttactagcgtgtgagatgagtgcaattgtgtggtagtttgagcattcttttgcattgcctttctttgggattagaatgaaaactgaccttttccagtcttgtggccactgctgagttttccaaatttgctggcatattgagtgcagcactttcacagcatcatctttcaggatttgaaatagctcaactggaattccatcacctccactagctttgtttgtagtgatgctttctaaggcccacttgacttcacattccaggatgtctggctctagatgagtgatcacaccatcgtgattatccgggtcatgaagctgttttttgtacagttcttctgtgtattcttgccatctcttcttaatatcttctgcttctgttaggtccataccatttctgtcctttatcgagcccatgtttgcatgaaatgttcccttagtatctctaattttcttgaagagatctctagtctttcccattctgttgttttcctctatttctttgcattgatcgctgaagaaggctttcttatctcttcttgctattctttggaactctgcattcagatgcttatatctttcctttcctcctttgcttttcgcctctcttcttttcacagctatttataaggcttccccagacagccattttgcctttttgcatttcttttccatggggatggccttgatccctgtctcctgtacaatgtcacgaacctcattccatagttcatcaggcactctatctatcagatctaggcccttaaatctatttctcacttccactgtataatcataagggatttgatttaggtcatacctaaatggtctagaggttttccctgctttcttcagtttcagtctgaatttggtaataaggagttcatgatctgagccacagtcagctcctggtcttgtttttgttgactgtatagagcttttccatcttttgcggcagagaatataatcaatctgatttcggtgttgaccatctggtgatgtcccatgctgcaaagagcaacactgaataggaacctggaacgtcaggttcatgaatcaaggcaaattggaagtggtcaaacaggagatggcaagagtgaacgtcgacattctaggaatcagcgaactaaaaccgactggaatggttgaatttaactcagatgaccattatatctactactgtgggcaggaatccctcagaagaaatggagtagccatcatggtcaacagacgAGTCCGAAATgtggtacttggatgcaatctcaaaaatgacagaatgatctctgttcatttccaaggcaaaccattcagtatcacagtaatccaagtctatgccccaaccagtaatgctgaagaagctgaagttgaacggttctatgaagacctacaagaccttttagaacacccaaaaaagatgtccttttcattataggggactggaaagcaaaagtagggagtcgagaaacacctggagtaacaggcaaatttggccttgaaatgtggaatgaagcagggcaaagactaatagagttttgccaagaaaatgcactggtcatagcaaacaccctcttccaacaacacaagagaagactctacacatggacatcaccagatggtcaacaccgaaatcagattggttatattctctgcagcaaaagatggagaagctctctacagtcaaaAACAAGCACATACACAGATACTCAAAAATTTTAATCATTAGggcaaagtaaattaaaatacaatgagataccactaaaCACCCATATAGAATGcctataattaaaaaacaaatcgtaataacaagtgttgatgtgGAGAAATGAGAACTTTCATACATTGcttggtgggaatgtgaagtgGCACGCACCACTTTGGAAAAGTTTGCGGTATGtggaaaagttaaacataaattaAACATATAGCCTAGCAATTTTGCTTCTTGGTATCTAcctaaggaaaatgaaaagatatagcCTCACAAACACTTGTCTATAAATGTTCCTAGCGGAAATTTTCATAATAACGAAATGATGACAAcaatccaaatgcccatcaaatgaagaatggataaacaaaatttacTCTAATACTAGTCAACAATAAAAGGGAGTCAACTGGTGCATGCTATGACAGGGATGGACTTCCTTTACATTATGCTTAGTGGAGGAAGCCAATACAAAACACTATATATTGTGTAATTCCATTTATagaaaatgtccagaaaaggcacaTTTAGAGTGACCAAGAAATGATTAATTATTGCCCAGGGATGAGAATGAAGATTGCAAATTGGCTTGATTAGATTTTTAGggtggtgatggaaatgttctataactagattaaaaaaatttttttattaaagtatagttgatttacgatgtttTGTTAATTTATGTGGTACAGCAAGGGATTCAGCATAACTAGATTTTGATTATAAATTGTTGCACAACTCTGTAGAAATTATTATGTGTGTAAGATggtgcattttatatttatatttctataaatataaatgGTACATTTACGTTTATACAAATTATACCTCaagaaagctgtttaaaaaaagtgTGCCTGTGGACTCCACTGGTATTGGCTATATACCTCAAAGactactttttttctctttgtaaagtTGTAGGCAAGAGAATTCCCTGTGGATTCAGAATTGGTTAGCCAGCTCAGTGCCCCTTATTCCCCTGGAGTGCCACATTAGATGTATGTGGAGTGTATGTGTGATGATAGCAACATAATGGCAATTGCCCCATGGATGACCAGGAGGCCTAGCAGGTCTGGCTGGTGGCCCAGTCACTCTTTGCTGGTTCACAGAGGGCACCTTCCCTTAGAGGAATGGAACTGTTCTTGGATAAGGGAAAACCAGCAGTTGGACTCCTCTGTTGGAGTCCATTCCATGGGTCCACTCATGGCCCTGGACCCTCTACAGTCCCCACATGTAGCACTGTGGGTGTGATGAGACTCCTATAAATTAGTCTcttctgcatgtgtgtgcgtgctaagtcacttcagtcatgtctgactctttgtgatcccatggactgtagcccaccaggctcctctgtccatggggattctccaggcaagaatagtggagtgggctgccatgccctccgccaggagaccttcctgacccagggagcgaacctgcatctcttacatcttctgcattggcaggcgggttctttaccactagcaccacttgggaagccttctGCTGCACAATAATCTGCAAATACCACAAAGCTGAAACATCAAACCCTTGGTTGAGGTGGTGGCAGGGATCTAGTCTGGTTTTCCTCTGTCTCCTGAAACATCTCCCTGAAGACTGGCTTGTGGCTTCTGGGAATACATGCAGGTTGAGTGATGGGATTTATGAATAATCACCgcttctgctttattttcagcTGACTATTTACCCTGGAACCAACCAAGACGAGAGCTGCTTCGTCCACCTCACCACTACCGGCCGGCATCAACCAAGTTTGATAGTCGCACCACACAGCAGGACGACTATTCCATGAAGGGCTTGGTGAACACCAGGAGCTGTAAGCCTCCAGCTGTGCCCAAGCTCTGTAACATCCCCCTGGAGGATCTGACAAACTACAAGATGAGCTACGTGCCCCACCCCTTGGAGAAGCGCTTTGTGCATGAGTCAGAGAAGTTCAGACCCTGTGAAATCCCCTTTGAAAGCCTCACCACCCACAGAGAGTCATACCGGGGTCTGATGGGGGAGCCAGCCAAGAGCTTGAAACCTGCCAGGCCTTGTGGGCTCGACACGCCATTTTCCAACACCACTGAGTTTCGAGATAAGTACCAAGCCTGGCCAACGCCCCAGGTGTTCTCCAAACCTCCTGCCATGTATGTCCCTCCTGAAGAGAAGATGGACCTTTTGACAACTGTGCAAGCCCACTACACGTACCCTAAGGGTGCCCCAGCTGAGTCCTGCCGACCTGTGCTCTCGGTCAAGAAGGGTGGCCGCTTTGAAGGCTCCACCACGACCAAAGAGGACTACAAGCAGTGGGCCAGCACGCGGACAGAGCCAGTCAAGCCCATCCCCCAGCTGAACCTTCCCACTGAGCCCTTGGACTGCCTGACCACCACACGAACCCACTATGTGCCCCACCTGCCCATGATGACCAAAAGCTGCAAGCCCGTCTGGTCTGGGCCCCGAGGAAATATCCCTGTGGAGGGCCAGACCACATACACCATCAGCTTTACTCCTAAGGAAATGAGTAGGTGCCTGGCTTCATACCCTGAGCCTCCTGGCTACATCTTTGAGGAAATAGATGCTTTGGGGCACAGAATATACCGGCCCGTTTCTCAGACAGGCTCTCGGCGGAGCAGCCGTTTTTCTGTAGGTGATTCAGAAAATCCCAACCAGCAGGAGTTGACAGTGTCAGCCTGATTTTTAAAGGCTGTAATTTAGGAATTGCACAATACTTATAAAATCATATGGTTGAGCTATTCAttggaccaaaaaagaaaaaaaaaaaagaattccccaaaaatggaaaaaaaaaatttcatcgtTGTTTTCTGGACACTTGAATAAAACAAGAATCATTTGACTCaagaaaaatgacatttaatCACTGGCTAATCAGTCCCCTAACCCTCCCTCTGCTGTCTCCCCATCTTGGGCCCTTTACCTTGTGCTCATGGAATCAAAGCTGGTCTCTGAGGTTTCCTTCCCATCCAGATGTATTTTACTAGTTTAATCATTGTATAAATTGATATTATGATCATCCCTTGCCAAGTATGAAGTGCCAAAGAAtaaacttcattttggggggtttGAATCTGCAGGTCTGTGTGTTCACGCCATGTGCTGTCTACGCAGAGAGCAGGCCGTGTTTCTTGCGACCTCTGGGGATATTTCAGCCTAAGTCTCTTGTTGCCTCCTCATCCTGGTAGGGGTGCCTCAGGCCTGATCTGGAGTCTTGTTTTGGGGCCTCTCTGTCCAGGGCTGCTTCACAGGGCATCTTTCTACCTCTTTACATCATGACATACCAGTAACAGCAGTGTTGTCTGATGGGGTATGAGTCTTGTCATGAGTCTTGGCCATGAACCGGGCACTGAACTGAAGTTTCCTCTCCGCTCCACGCTGTTCCCCAGTTCTCTGCTACCATGGAGTATATTTTAGGGTTCTACAGACtcaaaagagagacagatggcGGGAAAGGACAAGGTTCTATGGCAGTGCTAGGAAAGCGTGGACTGCCAGACCTCTCTCATTCCCAAACCAGTGCAGGCTCTGAGTCCGGGGAGTGGGGGTGGCGGCGGGGAGAAAGGGAGCCCTTGGCAACCAGGCAGTTGGCAGCTGGCCCTTAAGCTATGAGCTCTTCTAAATGCTCAGAACCTGGAAAAAATGGCCGCACATTGGGCTGATTCCTGGGAAGCCTGGACCCGCTTGTCCTAAAATGACAGCTATGACCAGGCCTCTCACAAAGTGTGACATAGTGATAATGGAGAAAGGGTTGGAGGTTCCTCGTTGGGGCCTAAGGTTTGATCCTAGGGTTAAGTaatttggagaatttttttttttaaattaggaagaATCAAGGAGAGACTTTGTTCAAGATGGCCCAGGCAAGGATCAGATGGGTTCAAGGTCTGTGTGAGCCTCATCCAGGGGGATGCAGATTGACGCTTGGGTTATCTGCCTCTCTTTTGAGTCTGTAGAATCCTAAAATATACTCTATGGTATCAGAGAACTGGGGAACAGCATGGAGGGGAGAGGAACCAGTTCAGTGCCTGGTTCACAGGCAAGAAGCCTGCATCTCTTATTCAAGTCTGTC is part of the Capra hircus breed San Clemente chromosome 8, ASM170441v1, whole genome shotgun sequence genome and encodes:
- the SAXO1 gene encoding stabilizer of axonemal microtubules 1 yields the protein MASTKGKCVCELCSCGRHHCPHLPTKIYDKTEKPCLLSEYTENYPVYHSYLPRESFKPKMDYQRACTPMEGLTTSRRDFGPHKVLPVKIHQPHPFVPSEENMDLQTTYKQDYNPYPLCRVDPIKPRDSKYPCGDKMESLPTYKADYLPWNQPRRELLRPPHHYRPASTKFDSRTTQQDDYSMKGLVNTRSCKPPAVPKLCNIPLEDLTNYKMSYVPHPLEKRFVHESEKFRPCEIPFESLTTHRESYRGLMGEPAKSLKPARPCGLDTPFSNTTEFRDKYQAWPTPQVFSKPPAMYVPPEEKMDLLTTVQAHYTYPKGAPAESCRPVLSVKKGGRFEGSTTTKEDYKQWASTRTEPVKPIPQLNLPTEPLDCLTTTRTHYVPHLPMMTKSCKPVWSGPRGNIPVEGQTTYTISFTPKEMSRCLASYPEPPGYIFEEIDALGHRIYRPVSQTGSRRSSRFSVGDSENPNQQELTVSA